In Streptomyces violaceusniger Tu 4113, one DNA window encodes the following:
- a CDS encoding peptide deformylase, whose amino-acid sequence MPTDQHPAEGFIAELKRWRDVRGVSQSALAKPVGYTPSYVSKVESGQQRPSAAFADAADTALRAGGAIRRAFADLETHHRRDPVTHHQPADGSAGEPHAANLTVEHEDTSLYYDGHTYRATQRRRLYNDSPDPVTRYLVRVSVDRYPGNPERSNQHYRENPLTWEEINLSASVSGEPIGWRVQHDRDAFKELWLLFENEHGRYPLYPGESVWLEYSYTVGDDKWGSWFQRAVRLPTQRLSVRLDFPAALDPVVWGTETTMTAAALPFRTAIRQTEEDGRRVFAWSTEDPPLHARYRLEWKFRNDPRTKETKQAMTATASERMRDIGMVQEGDPILTKTARPFALPDEAEDARRVVAELISAAERAATVHVFGKGMGVAAPQIGIDRAAAIVRTPEGETLTLLNPRIVEESPEADEQYEGCLSFFDVRGKVPRPLAISVEHQDIDGQQRITIFERGMARLVAHEVDHLHGLLYRARMREGVDPIPVSEYRGTGSSWQYNGG is encoded by the coding sequence ATGCCCACCGATCAGCACCCGGCCGAAGGCTTCATCGCGGAGCTGAAGCGCTGGCGCGACGTCCGAGGGGTGTCACAGTCCGCCCTGGCCAAGCCGGTCGGATACACGCCCTCCTACGTGTCCAAGGTGGAGAGCGGCCAGCAGCGGCCCTCTGCAGCCTTCGCTGACGCGGCGGACACGGCGCTCCGAGCCGGGGGCGCCATCCGCCGGGCCTTCGCCGACCTCGAGACCCATCACCGCCGAGACCCGGTGACGCACCACCAGCCCGCCGACGGCTCGGCAGGCGAGCCCCACGCGGCCAACCTCACCGTCGAGCACGAAGACACCTCGCTGTACTACGACGGGCACACCTACCGGGCCACCCAGCGCCGGCGCCTCTACAACGACAGCCCGGACCCGGTGACCCGCTACCTCGTCCGCGTGTCCGTCGACCGCTACCCGGGCAACCCGGAACGATCGAACCAGCACTACCGCGAGAACCCGCTCACCTGGGAAGAGATCAACCTGAGTGCCAGCGTCAGCGGTGAGCCGATCGGCTGGCGCGTCCAGCACGACCGCGACGCGTTCAAGGAACTCTGGCTGTTGTTCGAGAACGAGCACGGCCGCTACCCGCTCTATCCGGGCGAGTCTGTCTGGCTGGAGTACAGCTATACCGTCGGCGACGACAAGTGGGGCAGTTGGTTTCAGCGCGCGGTACGGCTGCCGACACAGCGGCTCTCGGTGCGCCTCGACTTCCCGGCCGCCCTTGACCCCGTGGTGTGGGGCACCGAGACCACGATGACCGCCGCGGCCCTCCCGTTCCGAACAGCCATACGGCAGACGGAGGAGGACGGGCGGCGCGTCTTCGCGTGGAGTACCGAGGATCCGCCCCTGCACGCCCGCTATCGGCTCGAATGGAAGTTCCGCAACGACCCAAGGACCAAGGAGACCAAGCAGGCCATGACCGCCACAGCCAGCGAGAGGATGCGCGACATCGGCATGGTCCAGGAAGGTGACCCCATCCTGACCAAGACCGCCCGCCCATTCGCCCTGCCCGACGAAGCCGAGGACGCACGCCGCGTCGTCGCCGAGCTCATCTCGGCAGCCGAACGCGCCGCCACCGTGCACGTCTTCGGCAAGGGCATGGGGGTAGCCGCCCCTCAGATCGGCATCGACCGGGCCGCCGCGATCGTCCGCACCCCCGAAGGCGAGACGCTGACGCTGCTCAACCCCCGGATTGTCGAGGAATCCCCCGAGGCTGACGAGCAGTACGAGGGGTGCCTGTCGTTCTTCGACGTGCGCGGCAAGGTGCCCCGCCCGCTGGCGATCAGCGTCGAGCATCAGGACATCGACGGCCAGCAGCGCATCACCATCTTCGAGCGGGGCATGGCGCGGCTCGTCGCCCACGAGGTCGACCACCTGCACGGCCTGCTGTACCGGGCCCGCATGCGAGAAGGCGTCGACCCGATCCCGGTTTCGGAGTACCGCGGCACCGGCAGCAGCTGGCAGTACAACGGAGGCTGA